A region from the Ammospiza nelsoni isolate bAmmNel1 chromosome 1, bAmmNel1.pri, whole genome shotgun sequence genome encodes:
- the SRI gene encoding sorcin isoform X2, which translates to MAYPGQPYGGAPGGPAFPGQAQDPLYGYFAAVGGQDGQIDADELQRCLTQSGIAGSYKPFNLETCRLMISMLDRDMSGTLGFNEFKELWAVVNGWKQHFVSFDSDGSGTVDRQELEKALMTMGFRLSPQAVTAITKRYSTQGKIAFDDYIACCVKLRALTECFRRRDTTQQGFVNFHYDDFIQCVMSI; encoded by the exons ATGGCGTATCCCGGACAGCCG tatggaggagctccaggaggaCCAGCATTCCCTGGACAAGCTCAGGATCCTTTGTATGGTTATTTTGCTGCAGTAGGAGGGCAG GATGGACAAATAGATGCTGATGAGCTACAGAGATGTCTCACCCAGTCAGGGATTGCAGGATCATATAAAC CTTTCAACTTAGAGACTTGCAGACTTATGATCTCAATGCTGGAT AGGGATATGTCTGGCACACTGGGATTTAATGAGTTTAAAGAACTCTGGGCTGTGGTCAATGGCTGGAAGCAACACTTTGTAAGTTTTGACAGTGATGGAAGTGGCACAGTGGATCGTCAGGAACTGGAGAAAGCCTTGATGACCATGG gATTTCGACTGAGCCCGCAGGCTGTGACTGCCATCACAAAGCGATACAGCACTCAAGGGAAGATTGCATTTGATGATTACATTGCCTGCTGTGTGAAACTCCGAGCTCTCACTG AATGTTTTAGAAGAAGGGATACAACTCAGCAGGGTTTCGTGAACTTCCACTATGATGAT TTCATACAGTGTGTTATGAGCATCTAA
- the SRI gene encoding sorcin isoform X1: MAYPGQPVPGGFYQGGYGGAPGGPAFPGQAQDPLYGYFAAVGGQDGQIDADELQRCLTQSGIAGSYKPFNLETCRLMISMLDRDMSGTLGFNEFKELWAVVNGWKQHFVSFDSDGSGTVDRQELEKALMTMGFRLSPQAVTAITKRYSTQGKIAFDDYIACCVKLRALTECFRRRDTTQQGFVNFHYDDFIQCVMSI; encoded by the exons ATGGCGTATCCCGGACAGCCGGTACCCGGAGGGTTCTACCAGGGCGGg tatggaggagctccaggaggaCCAGCATTCCCTGGACAAGCTCAGGATCCTTTGTATGGTTATTTTGCTGCAGTAGGAGGGCAG GATGGACAAATAGATGCTGATGAGCTACAGAGATGTCTCACCCAGTCAGGGATTGCAGGATCATATAAAC CTTTCAACTTAGAGACTTGCAGACTTATGATCTCAATGCTGGAT AGGGATATGTCTGGCACACTGGGATTTAATGAGTTTAAAGAACTCTGGGCTGTGGTCAATGGCTGGAAGCAACACTTTGTAAGTTTTGACAGTGATGGAAGTGGCACAGTGGATCGTCAGGAACTGGAGAAAGCCTTGATGACCATGG gATTTCGACTGAGCCCGCAGGCTGTGACTGCCATCACAAAGCGATACAGCACTCAAGGGAAGATTGCATTTGATGATTACATTGCCTGCTGTGTGAAACTCCGAGCTCTCACTG AATGTTTTAGAAGAAGGGATACAACTCAGCAGGGTTTCGTGAACTTCCACTATGATGAT TTCATACAGTGTGTTATGAGCATCTAA
- the SRI gene encoding sorcin isoform X3 translates to MNSVTFEVILGIRGVCFWYQWLCRSKNSDGQIDADELQRCLTQSGIAGSYKPFNLETCRLMISMLDRDMSGTLGFNEFKELWAVVNGWKQHFVSFDSDGSGTVDRQELEKALMTMGFRLSPQAVTAITKRYSTQGKIAFDDYIACCVKLRALTECFRRRDTTQQGFVNFHYDDFIQCVMSI, encoded by the exons ATGAACTCAGTAACTTTCGAAGTTATCCTTGGAATCCGAGGTGTCTGTTTCTGGTACCAGTGGCTGTGCAGAAGCAAAAACTCT GATGGACAAATAGATGCTGATGAGCTACAGAGATGTCTCACCCAGTCAGGGATTGCAGGATCATATAAAC CTTTCAACTTAGAGACTTGCAGACTTATGATCTCAATGCTGGAT AGGGATATGTCTGGCACACTGGGATTTAATGAGTTTAAAGAACTCTGGGCTGTGGTCAATGGCTGGAAGCAACACTTTGTAAGTTTTGACAGTGATGGAAGTGGCACAGTGGATCGTCAGGAACTGGAGAAAGCCTTGATGACCATGG gATTTCGACTGAGCCCGCAGGCTGTGACTGCCATCACAAAGCGATACAGCACTCAAGGGAAGATTGCATTTGATGATTACATTGCCTGCTGTGTGAAACTCCGAGCTCTCACTG AATGTTTTAGAAGAAGGGATACAACTCAGCAGGGTTTCGTGAACTTCCACTATGATGAT TTCATACAGTGTGTTATGAGCATCTAA